tgtcgactaatcgattaaccAACTTACTGCTGTAGCTCTAGTAACTGTTTCCCTTCTGCTGCAAAGTTAAACTGAGTGACTGTAGATAGACAGAAgatgaaaaaacataaaaagagacagaatgaTCGAACAACtggggaggagggtctggctagtccacacagcattccgggatgggagaaaaacatgctctggtttgttggcatgtttttaaaccaatcacaatcgtcttgggcggtgctaagcaccggacggagcaacATTGCTGCTGGAAAATAGTCTCGGGACGGAACTTGTTTAGATGCAGACCTGCATAAATGTTATTCAATTACTGCTATCACtcctaacattgaattgaaaacaaacgGTTGTACAGGAGGCATAGCCCATGGAAACTTCTTCCACCTGAAAATACATTATTTGGCTCATCACTACCTTCTAgattacaataaattattattactgtgtagAGGAGTGGATGAATGGCTGTACGTGTAGTGAAACTActatacaaatgttttcttatatcCTGTTCAATATTTTGTGCCCATATATTTGTTAGTCTAaccaacaggaggcagagagagctaaTACATATGCCTAAGTACTTctgtgttaaagatgaaagttagACCAGGTTAACACATAGCCTTCTTCtgattactgaagggaaatgaagtaGTCCTAAAGCAACTACTAAAAAAGCACAGATTGAAGCCTGACAGTGACACAATTATAGGCTAATAAATAACATGGGTCAGATATTTTCAGATACGCTTTTAAAAATTTGACATGGCTGACaatgcattatgtcagttgccatcacatcacataaataGCATAACTGTTACCCCTATCTTATGTTAATCAGCACCTGGCCTTTCTAAAACCTTTTAGTTTTCTAGCCATTCCACCACTTTTCTAACTGCCCCCAACTAATGGGAAGGATGGCAGGTGTGGacaccagtgttgggcaagttaattacaaaatgtaagacattattgattactagttactgtcatttgagagtaattagttatattacaatattactgtctctgaattgtaatgctcaTGTTAcgtttgagttactttcaccaaaatagaaGCGGAAGTATTCtgggcaggtagcttgtgaatttcaccacggggtcaacaaagtctcatctttatccactttaatacatcataatttattcatattactttgtattattaatctgacgctgtaaagtaactaaagctataaaataaatagttaagtaaaacgttcaatagcctacttgactctgaattgtggtggactagaagtagcctaataagtaggattaaatgaaaaatgcctAATTAAAATTGAATCCAAGTAGCCGACAGTATATTGTTACTTTCCAgtgctgataaaatgtaatattacgtgtagcaagactaaacattaattctcGACATGTTATCTTGTCAGTTGCTCGGTCCCATTGCTGTCGccactgacaggacacagatgttgtcagttaccgtctctggttctggttctggttctgaccACGGAACACTgacgggacagctcgcttcaaTGCAGCGTAAAAAACTCAGGACAATAATGTCGCAAATGTATCCgtctctgcagtcatttcaaccactgaattgtaacgcgttactcccatCACTGATGGACACTATGAACGTTTTTTTCTTAtcatccatttatttttaatatcattatgTTTCGGGGGGTGGGGAGTATTTGTTTATGGGACTGTGTTCGTTACCTGTTGCCCCTTGGTGACTGATGTCGATGTCTGTCTTGCACACGGTGCAGAACGCGTGAGGAGGTtctatatacagtctatgtgaggtagtctggacattttttttatttatttatttgattgggACAGTGCATGTTAATGAACAAACATGGAATACACGCATGTAAACATGGCGGATTGTAGCCAAGGGCTAATTTCCATCCGTAGTCCCACGGGCTAAGATCACACAGATCACAAAACATTGCATAATAAAATTTACATCTACAGTAAGTACATCGTTTATCAATAAATTAACAAAGGCCCTATATACAATATTCACATAAGACTTAAAAATTCATTCAACTTCAAAAATCCATATACACATTACAAAGTAAAGAAATTCAGAAAAGGATACAACATACCCACTAATGTGTGCAAATTTGGTTTTCCCATAGCCATTTCTTCAACTGAGCTTTAAATGAGCTATATGTAGGGCATTCTCTCAATCCTCATGTGGAGGAAAGGCTATCTCTCCCATTAAGAAATCGTTCCGAACCTTTTTTTGAGTCGGTTCAGCCATGGCATGCAAACCTACGGTTATCCGGACAGCCTGGCTTGCTGAGgcactgaattgaattaaacgCGCGAAGCATTTGGCTAGGAGGGGCAGGTGGGCGGAGGGTTAAAATGCAGCGCTCTGATTGGCCGAAAGCATGTCACTCCACTGCTCAGCGGTAGAATCGACGTCATAGATGTAGATTGCATAGAAACAGAAAGCGGAGAAATGCGAGATGCAGTGAATCGTTCAAGCGTACTTAAGGGTCAAAATGCGTGCCGAGTACGAAAGATGCGTACATGTTGGCAGGTCTGTagatggaacatgtgtacgttcaaaagttgttttagtcgtggaacagaaaactcagattggacagagagtctagttagctgtctggatttaccctgcagagatctgaggatcagttaaccatagtattcagaaatataaaaaaaacatgtttcaatTTCAGTCTGACTTGAGGTTAATAATGTATCAGGATGTAATTGAGTGCTGATGTCTGTGAGTACTGCTGCATCACCACCTGGGGGAGCCATTgaccaaaaacacacaggtgGTTGGACTAGAAGAACAGCTCTCAACTCTCTCATtcacatattatattatttcatcTCATTAATTCACTTATTTTCACTAGTGGATTACAGTATGAAGGCTTTTCAAAGTAATGTGGAGAATTAAGTGATGTTTTAAGTCATGTTATGCTCTAGTGTTGCAGCATTAACCTGAACAGTAATAACTCCGGCTCTAAATCACATAGTGAAGACAAGACACTAAGCTCCAGTGATTTTATTAGTAATGTTTTCAACCAGTCTTGGTCGTTCTCAAAGCTCAGGTTCTTACTAAAGAAGGGAGGAGagtagagggggggggggtgtgatgTGTTTGGAGGAGGGACTCCATCATTTAGAGAAGTGAACAGTTCCTGGTTTAGcagtgaagaagaaagagaggcagcGTTAAACCATCAGATCCTCCAAAATGAATGTCTGTCAGTCTCTGAtctgcttcttcttcctcaGTGAGTAAACTCAGCTTCTACTCTCTCTtaattatgtcatttttatttattatttctttatctACAGTCGGTCAGTTCAACTTTGCAGCAGAAGGGAAACAGTTTGTCATGAGTAGACTCTGTTACAACACATCTAGTATTAGTCCAACATCATGTTGGTTTCTGTGGTTAAACAGGATGTGATGAGTGGTGATAGTCACAGCCTATGTATTGGACCTGTGCCTGTTGTTGTGCTGTACTTGTTTTCTAAGCAGTTATTAATGTTGTATTCTAACTGTAACAGAGGAAATAGTTCTGCTGCTTCCCCCTGACTACAGTTTGTTGTAGCTTCACATCTCAGGAAACTCCAGATCTAAACCTATAGAGGTtcacagagagaaaggaagggaggaaagaggaaggaaggtgATCAACTCACCAGTACAGGCTCGGactttatcttttcttttaataatgaGATGAGATGCCACTCATTGGTTTTCTGTGAGGAACTAGAGGATTACTCTTTTGCACTACATAAACAGGATTAACTACTGTCGGATTTTGATAATtgtaaattattaatattattattgttatttaaataaaaaactaattattaaattaagaatcaagaacagtgtcagcggattcctctTCATACATCATCACAGCATCGCTACTAAAGATACCACAAGGCTCAACAAACTTGTAACCCATCCCAACACTttggtttaaaaagaaattgatCACAAAAAGGAAACTACCTAATAAACTacttcattttaaatgaatgaatgccaTCTTACAGAggagaaacacagagaaaccTGGAAGGCACAGCTCAACAGTCTAACAGCATTTTCTAAACTACAGTTTATGAATACATCTTGtttttaattcctttttttattttgacattgcGTGTGGACATTTTATTCTATTATAATGGTTCCATGTGTTTCATTATTGTTGACTGAATCACTTCATTGCTTTTTGAGTTGTTTTTATTCTCTGGGgaacattaaatcagagtcAGACTGTGAGATTATTTTAATGCTTGAAATCTGAAAGAATCCAGATCTCTGTTGTTTTAAACTGTTACCCCTCAGTCACAGACTGGTTgaactgggcagctcccagtaTGACTGTGGGGATCTATGTATGATTTATGGAAATGTGAAACAAAACAGACTGCAACATCTTACAGGAAGTACAGATAGTAAGTATTGATTGTTCATCTTTTTAACAGCACTGCAGGATGGAAACATTGGTCTCATCAATGCAGAAATCATCGAGAGTACAGGAACTGAAGGAGGAAACATCACAGTTGCTTGCTCCTTCACTTTCTCTGGAAAGAGGAAGATCTTCTGTAAGGACGAATGTAAAGATGGAGACATTCTCATTGACACAGAAAAAATCACAGCTCAGGACGGCAGATACAGCATTGAATATATAGAAGGAGATTTTCCACTAGATAAAACAATTCTGTATGTGAGCATCAGAAACCTGACTCAGTCTGACTCAGGATGGTACAGATGTGGTTTGGACAGATCTTTCTTCCCATCATCATACGAGGAGTTTGAGATCCGAGTTACAGACGGTGAGTTTCTACTGAGAGTCATGTTATTAACTGTTCACTGACAGCTGCTGATGTTTCAAATAACTCAACATGTTTAGTCTAACAGTTGTATTTAgagctgtatattttcattattgtgaACTCTGATAAATGCTCCTTTAACAGttgatgtgtaaaatatgtaataaaCTCAGACGGACTGATTGGAATCTTGTTGCACCAAACCCATTGACAAAATGGCATCATggctttgcgtaaacatacacgccactttcctaaagccaaatggtgtgtgatctgtacgcattttgagctatccacgtgtatgtctacgctgtaaacagcggatgtaaacatatcgcgagaacgtgccgtactatctgtactactgtactgtactaaaaaaaaaaatgttgggtttaggaaaagaacattgggaaaggctttagtaacacaaaaaacaacaaaaaaatgataaaaaaacaacaaaaaccgaCGTTGACCAaagtcacacgcttaggaaaacaataaacggttgggttttacccatccgccaccccaaccaacctccctccaCAGACTTACGTGCTTTCATAATACTCGCTACAGTGAAAATTCACacataatgtaggtcaatggcggccaaacggtgttgataaacacgctaaaaagtgattatgcATGTTGGTAACGCGCCAAAACGGCATATGAATTggtgtgtcatacatacgccactttatgagatcagtctgccatTGATGACCTTCAGCATTTAGCTGTGGGATTAAAACACATGGATGTTAGCACAGAGTTCTCTGCAGGGAGCATCTGATCATCACCACTTCTTTGGATCTCTACAATCACTATCTgactgtttgattgtgtttttaatgtttcacagCTCCAACCTCTCCTCTCAGACCTTCTTCACCATCAGTCCCATCAGCCTCCacactgatgacatcacagagTTTAAGCTCCACACCTTCATCAGCCTCCCCTGAAGCCAGCGAGCAGCctcaacagaaacacacagctcCAGGTACATTTActttgttgtttgtatgtgaATATACTGTTATTGCAAATACATGGATGTGTATGCTTGTATGCATAGAACTTATATTCACTGTTGGTTTAAATGTTATAAAATGGTTATAaagtattcatttaaaaatgttaagttGATGTTACTATTAGTTGGACAACACAGCATGAATGATCTCTCAGGTCTCTCATGTACCTTGGAGTCCAGTTTATGCTGCCAGATATATTTAATAATCAACCAGGAAGTGTAAAACCAACTTGTTCTTCTGCTCAAACAGCCCAAAGAGCTCTGCTGTATGTGGGTCTGACTCTGGTCCTCTTCTTCATCATGTTATCAGTAGCTTTGCTGATTTTCTGCAGGATGAGAGCCAGGAAACCCAAAGGTTAGactacaggaaacacacacacacacacacacacacacacacacacacacacacacacacacacacacacacacacgctatatCAGTGAAGAAGTCATGTCACAACCATTAACACTGTAAAGAGAcaaacaaatttgaaaaaagcagCTCGTAGGGCTCTCCATCTCGGGCATTGTAGATGTTCAACTGTGTCCTGGGCGACTGTGCACGGAGGGTCTTTTGTAACAACATGGACGGGGGTCTTCTAGACTGCATTGCAATGATTGGCTACAGTCCCCCAAAGTGCTTATACTCCGGTTCAGGAGACGTTTCCAAAGAGTAGACTAATCtacaacaacagagagagacagaagagaggagGTCCATTCTTGGAGACACTATAACCGCAATCAGTATGAACGACGACAGTTatgttattgtaactccagattctatgagtataggcttTGCCCTCTAAGGCTACGCTATTGGGgttatcccttcgcgcatgcgcagtcgtgaagattttctttcccgcccttgcgtaCAGTacgggcttcaactacgtctgcagatactgtatataaacagaGCGGACCCATTGTTCATCTCCCAACATCAGCTTTTTCTTCAGCTAATGtaacaggagcaggtggcccgaatcttagagggctacgcctatacccatagaatctggagttacaataacgtaactatcgttctatttcgtataggcttcgccctctaaggctACTCTATTGGGTTAGGGcgaagctgatgtagtcaatACCACCTGTGACACAGGGTCCACAAGCATAACATagacttttttctctctcatgcACTGGCAGGAGATTGCATCAGAAGCGTTATTCTGGTAAAAGAGCCTGCCtatggaggactaaaaatgacagaaggaaaaataaataaataaaagtagaaataaataaataaatgcagaaatatagtgaaaataaatacattttggtaacataaatggctatttctgtatttttacatgtatttatttatttatgcatttctatatttatgtatttatacatttatttatatatgtatgtatttatatatttatgtatttatatatttatatatttatatatttatttatttatacatttatttatttatacatttatttatttctgtatttccacatttctacatttatgctgtatgctaattgagtggggggtgccaacatcagtctgaagaaggatTGGTTAGAGCGATGTGATCGAATCTACTACTACTGCCTTGATTTCACTGGTACAAGGAAGCCTACTCTGCTGCTTATGTGCAGGTTGAGCACCCCTATACAgcatagtgtatattaatgataaacaactagattttcaaaactggaggaatatataactgccataaacgatattttgagataaaattgtgataaaataacttcCGCTGTGGAGTCCATccaagccatggatgtattaagagaagcaggTTAGCACTAGCACATAATCGTTTTGTTGGCTAGGTGCTTCTGCGGACATTGTGAGGCTATGGCGTCGGCGGTGGACAGCATGTGTTGTCGAGAGGTGGATGCCTACTGGGCACTAGTTGAGGGTTTAGTCCCGGCCACGGACATTACCTGCCTGACGCTCCATCCCGGCTTTGATGCCTGCTGCCTCAACCCGTTCTCGCTGCAGGTAGCATACCTCAACTTCAGGCAGGAGTATGGCCCTCTCCAAGCCAACAGACCAGAGTATGTGTAGATGAGAGTAATTTAGaacactattatattattatacacttctattatagtcgtcagttttctacacaaataacaaactgtatcaaaataattaatgtacatactgtaactacttatatatagccatattctactgcacttcatactattcctcctgcacatacagtacacttattcttacgttaacgtttctgcactacaatggtactgttaccacactgcacatatctgtctatgtggttcatactgaatatccatatttattacatttttcttataatatattctgttaataccctgcatatatctatattattactgttactcctactacattgcacatatctgtacatgttgttcattacTTAGTTATacatattagattttttttcaattctggttggacgcaaactgcattttgttgtctttgttctTGTACTcttcacaatgacaataaagtataatctaatctaatctaatgtgcattattgatgctgcgggattagcagatttttaaactctgatgtgcgtacatacctttatggaatagaataactgaaaatgttacataaaaTAAGTCTATCACTCTTGATCATATTGACTACGGTATGTTAACAGgattatcaatatcaacattgcaCCCCTATCATCAGGGCTGTACTTGGACTGAAATTCAGCCCGGGACTTTTACACGAGTGCCCTTGGTGCACGAGCAGAAGgattttttgcagttattttaattctaatagtgtttttatggtataaagagaatcagattacgctgaagaccttcaagaaactttaggatgacacctgcctcctcaggttgtataagcaagtcaccactgcactgaacacaaccaggtcagcaaaacctaatctccaacacataagtcacagtatactgctaactaCCAGCATGTCATATGCACAGTCAGTTGGAGTGATAAAATAGTTACAAATACTCAAACTCATATACTCAAAAACTACAATGCAGTCCCATAAAATacagatttgtgtgtgtatgtgtgtgtccttacTTTCTCAGCTTGCCTCCCTGGCTCAGCTTCCCCTGTGATGGACCCTGCCTCTGCTTACTGATTGTGCAGCTACATATGCATGAGATATAAATATGACtaagaataaaacatgttcTAATTCAATCTGTGCTTCAGTCAAGTTATTATCTATTGAATCGATTGAAtaagaatcgatcaccggcgatcgccgcccaatgcatgccggttagatttgtgtctgaCTTGATCCGACTTGATCCcaacttgctctgacgtcatgcacacgtgggcaacgataatctcacgagaccaaggcggccgcagttctgagacgcaggcagcgcagttgcttttcaccaactgcaagagccaggcggacgcaggcagacccagtgcatgctgggaaacgccggcatcccagctgatcaaacagctgattggttcagaatcgactcaacatgatgacgttttatataaacattttattgattttcaatcggagggattttaactgtgatttgtctgatttaaaagcttattatgtacagaacacatgttgtgaggttgatagttatgttatgtttagaagtcagagagactaaatctgttcagattacggatcatctacagtctgttggtgattaaaatcagcaacagatcgcatgtagagcattttgacagctactctgtcctaataaaaccaactggagactgtgtaggagctgatatatgggtctgataacattttatgaaatcggaatcggacccgaacgaccacagtgtttctgtcacttcctgttcagcctgaaggctgctggagtcagctggaaaactgtccgacttgagagcggacttttatcaccgcccccgctgctgccgcctgctcgtctactttacaggcgaggcgcagttcatctcgaacgagcctatagACACAGCGCTCCGCTGCAGCTGAACGGCCAGGCCGGTGTTCTGTCGATGTAGCATACTTTGTCAGAATAGCATACCGGAAGTTTAGTTTTATAGCAGGGTCTGTCAATTTGGCCTACTttgtcaaaacagcataccaGTGTTTGTGaagggtatgctgttttgataacccctggtttaataaaaaaaaatacagtttataaaggggtatgctgttttgataaaccctggtttaataaaaaaaatacagtttataaaggggtatgctgttttgatagcccattttttaataaaaatacagtttct
This genomic interval from Perca fluviatilis chromosome 5, GENO_Pfluv_1.0, whole genome shotgun sequence contains the following:
- the LOC120558795 gene encoding CMRF35-like molecule 8 isoform X1, whose amino-acid sequence is MNVCQSLICFFFLTLQDGNIGLINAEIIESTGTEGGNITVACSFTFSGKRKIFCKDECKDGDILIDTEKITAQDGRYSIEYIEGDFPLDKTILYVSIRNLTQSDSGWYRCGLDRSFFPSSYEEFEIRVTDAPTSPLRPSSPSVPSASTLMTSQSLSSTPSSASPEASEQPQQKHTAPAQRALLYVGLTLVLFFIMLSVALLIFCRMRARKPKEPPVETEYSNVTEANRVYEEIREDRQSTSPPVEVSTVYTYAKYTKPDGAETTEEYSLVTAPTSQKKTEDDWSDLTYSELDLPNGTAASLHSAPCGDADNVVYSVPRLEASSAGSHAQDASPPLYSTVTLHQL
- the LOC120558795 gene encoding CMRF35-like molecule 8 isoform X2, encoding MNVCQSLICFFFLTLQDGNIGLINAEIIESTGTEGGNITVACSFTFSGKRKIFCKDECKDGDILIDTEKITAQDGRYSIEYIEGDFPLDKTILYVSIRNLTQSDSGWYRCGLDRSFFPSSYEEFEIRVTDAPTSPLRPSSPSVPSASTLMTSQSLSSTPSSASPEASEQPQQKHTAPAQRALLYVGLTLVLFFIMLSVALLIFCRMRARKPKEPPVETEYSNVTEANRVYEEIREDRQSTSPPVEVSTVYTYAKYTKPDGAETTEEYSLVTAPTSQKKTEDDWSDLTYSELDLPNGTAASLHSAPCGDADNVVYSVPRLEASSAGSHAQDASPPLYSTVTLHQL